In one window of Scyliorhinus canicula chromosome 17, sScyCan1.1, whole genome shotgun sequence DNA:
- the LOC119952186 gene encoding zinc finger protein 79-like, with the protein MAKPWKCGDCGKRFSYPSLLETHRRTHTGDRPFTCSQCGKGFTDSSNHLKHQRVHTGERPCTCSKCGKGFAGTSSLRKHQRVHTGEKPFTCSVCSNGFSDPSNLQAHQQAHAGKRPFTCSECGKGFALSSDLLRHQRIHTGERPFTCSECGKGFSQLSHLLTHRSVHTGERPFACSECGKKFTQSSSLLTHRRIHTGEKPFTCSVCGSGFSDSTTLRQHRRVHTGERPFSCSECGQRFTRSSSLLTHRHVHTGEKPFTCSVCGKGFTQSSTLRTHRRVHTGERPFTCTVCGKGFACSSNLLKHQGSHTE; encoded by the coding sequence ATGgcgaaaccatggaaatgtggggactgtgggaagagattcagttaCCCATCCCtgttggaaactcatcgacgcactcACACCGGGGACAGGCCGTTCACTTGCtcgcagtgtgggaagggattcactgattcaTCCAACCACCTgaaacaccaacgagttcacaccggggagaggccatgtACCTGTtctaagtgtgggaagggattcgctggTACATCcagcctgcggaaacaccagcgggttcacacgggggagaagccattcacgtgCTCCGTGTGTAGTAACGGATTCAGTGATCCGTCCaacctgcaggcacaccagcaGGCTCATgctgggaagaggccattcacctgctccgagtgtggaaaAGGATTTGCCCTTTCCTCCgacctcctgagacaccaacgcattcacactggggagaggccgttcacctgctccgagtgcggGAAGGGTTTCAGTCAGCTGTCCCACCTGCTGACTCACCGCagtgttcacaccggggagaggccgttcgcctgctccgagtgtgggaagaaaTTCACGCAATCCTCCAGCTTGCTCACGCACAGGCGCATCCATACCGGGGAGAAGCCCTTCACCTGCTCTGTTTGTGGGAGTGGGTTCAGCGATTCAACCACCCTGAGGCAACACCGGCGTGTTCACACCGGCGAGCGGCCGTTCAGCTGCTCCGAGTGCGGGCAgcgattcactcggtcatccagcTTGCTGACGCACAGacacgttcacactggggagaagcccttcacctgctccgtgtgcgggaagggattcacccagtcatccaccctgcggactcaccggcgggttcacactggggagcgaccattcacctgcaccgtgtgcgggaagggatttgcttgttcatccaacctgctgaaacaTCAGGGCAGTCACACCGAGTAG